A single genomic interval of Wolbachia endosymbiont of Diaphorina citri harbors:
- a CDS encoding S49 family peptidase — protein MLLGKPLMLEPRSFELLSLYKGKQPIFKNHSIKSNVERTAIIPIHGILTKKPGAFDEMLGMTSYEQIEEQIAQALADSSIETILLDIDSPGGEVNGVFDLADFIYSARGKKRIIAIANDDAYSAAYAIASSTEKVFVSRTSGVGSVGVIASHIDQSRFDEKQGIKYTTIFAGSRKNDLNPHEPMTSESLGSLQKEVDRLYEMFLQLIARNRGLSIEKIRSTEAGLYFGEKAVEIGLADGMTILSSINKNRSITMNEQTTNDLETDNLTKYRTEVLELIRLCNLSKMPEKIGEFIEQSVSVEQAREVLMELLAERTKKTEILSAIPQNSGEELMMQVAKSRGQSNI, from the coding sequence ATGCTCTTAGGAAAGCCATTAATGCTTGAACCAAGGAGTTTTGAGCTACTATCGCTATACAAAGGAAAACAGCCAATTTTCAAAAATCACTCTATCAAAAGTAACGTAGAAAGAACTGCAATTATACCAATTCATGGAATCTTGACGAAAAAACCAGGTGCGTTTGATGAAATGCTTGGGATGACATCATATGAGCAAATAGAAGAACAAATTGCACAAGCATTAGCAGATAGTAGTATAGAGACTATTTTACTGGACATAGATAGCCCAGGAGGAGAGGTAAATGGAGTATTTGACTTAGCTGATTTTATCTATAGTGCAAGAGGAAAAAAGAGGATAATAGCGATAGCAAATGATGATGCATATTCTGCAGCGTACGCTATAGCTTCTAGCACTGAGAAGGTATTTGTGAGTAGAACTTCAGGAGTAGGAAGTGTTGGAGTAATAGCAAGTCACATAGATCAAAGTAGGTTTGATGAAAAGCAAGGTATTAAGTATACCACAATCTTTGCTGGTAGTCGAAAGAATGATTTAAATCCACATGAGCCAATGACGTCTGAAAGTCTGGGAAGCTTACAAAAAGAAGTAGACCGACTATATGAAATGTTTTTGCAGCTAATAGCAAGGAACAGAGGTCTTTCAATTGAAAAGATTCGATCAACAGAGGCAGGGCTATATTTTGGGGAGAAAGCAGTAGAAATAGGCCTTGCAGACGGAATGACAATTCTTTCATCTATTAATAAAAATAGGAGTATTACTATGAATGAACAAACTACAAATGACCTAGAAACTGATAATTTAACCAAGTATCGTACTGAAGTTCTTGAATTAATACGTTTATGTAATTTATCGAAGATGCCAGAAAAGATAGGAGAATTTATTGAGCAAAGTGTAAGTGTTGAGCAAGCAAGGGAGGTTTTAATGGAATTACTTGCAGAGCGAACGAAAAAGACAGAGATACTGAGTGCAATACCACAGAATTCAGGAGAAGAGTTGATGATGCAGGTAGCGAAAAGTCGTGGGCAATCAAACATTTAA
- a CDS encoding head decoration protein: MISITEGNNLGDLLKYEVSNLYSRDQITVAKGQNLKLGTVVGYDTKDGFIKALNPTATDGTQTAIGVIASDVNAKENSKGVIIARGAMLADHAVVWPANITEEQKATAIKQLEGRGIIIRKAA; this comes from the coding sequence ATGATAAGTATAACTGAAGGAAATAATTTAGGAGATCTTCTGAAATATGAAGTGTCCAACTTATATTCAAGAGATCAGATAACAGTAGCCAAGGGACAAAATCTAAAGCTGGGAACAGTAGTTGGTTATGATACTAAAGATGGTTTTATTAAAGCTTTAAATCCAACTGCCACAGATGGTACACAAACGGCGATAGGAGTGATAGCAAGCGATGTAAACGCAAAGGAAAATAGTAAAGGAGTAATTATTGCTCGTGGTGCCATGCTAGCTGATCATGCAGTTGTGTGGCCAGCAAATATTACTGAAGAACAGAAAGCTACAGCAATAAAGCAACTTGAAGGACGAGGAATCATTATCCGTAAAGCGGCCTAA